The DNA window TCACAGTGCTGTATGTGATTACATCTGCCTTCACCTTACACTCCTTCATCAATGTAAGAACCTGCCACTTTCATACTTATTGCTAGGTTTGTGCACATTTATCCAAAAACCCAACCATATCGAACCGAATAACTGAAACCAAAACTGAACCAATTTTCAAATATCCAGACGGATCCTATATCtctagaacaaaaaaaaaactaaagccgAACCTGAACcgaattttaaaatacaaataatgtAATATCTAAAACatcaattatatttagtttctaaataaccaattattctaaaaatattatttataaaccgAATTACCCAAAAACCCAAactaataaaatagtattttaccccgaaaatattaaaatttatccaaactatccaaTATTTTCTACGGGAGTTACCTGATATTTAACCTGAAACTCGAATTGTCGGACAGTTTACGCATATTATCCAGAATTACCAAACGACCAAACCCGGAATGGAACCGAATTGGAtccaatttttttctaatattagCCGGTTTCCAAAGTATATTATGAGAGGaaccgaaaaccaaaataaccaaaccgaaactaaactaaattttaaaaaataaccaaatcaaACAGAAAACAGAACATCCATGCCTATTTATTACCTACTCAACCTGACCAACACTGCATTAACCCAAAACTAAAATCAACAGTGTTGAGTTACCTCATCGATGCCACCACGGTCCATGACCTCAACGAAGCCTTTGATCAACGAATTAAAGACCAACAAGATTCGCTTCAACTCCCATCTCCTTCATCCTCCTCACGAACCTCAAACATCTCTCACCCTCCCTTCTCTACAATACCCTCCCACCACTATCCCACACGTCCTCCCATTCGGTCTACCCATCTTCTCAACCACCTCTCTCTCAGCCCTCTCCGTCTCTCCTCTCTGCACATAACAAGTCGCGATCGTGTTATAAGTAACCGCGTCCGCCTCAACACCACACTCCTCCATCTTATCCACCACTCTCCACGCCTCctccaccttcttcttcttgcacCACGCTTGCACCAGCACGTTGAACGTCCTCACATTCGGCCTCACATCAACACTATCCTCCTCCAGCATCAGTTCCAGCAGCTCTGACGATCTCTCAGGCCGCCCCGCGATCCCATACCCTTTGATCAAAGTGTTGTAAGTGCTCGTGGTCGGGTTCAGACCAAGCCCCTTCATCTTCAGCAGCGCCTGCACGGCTTCTTCGACGTTACCTGACTCGGAGTAAGCGTTGATCACCGCGTTGAAGAAGATGGAGTCGGGCTTTGTCCCGCTCCGTTCCACCTCGGAGACTATAGAGGTTATGGAACCGTACTGCTTCTGCACCGTCATCGCGGCTAAGAGAGTTGTGTAAGCGATCAGAGACGGTCTGTGTCCTGTCTCTGACAAGGTTTTGAAAGTGTCTGCGCCTCGTGGGGACGTCCGCGTTCTATCAGAACGTTCATCAGCTTCGTTCTCGACCTCACTGTCCTGCAGCTGCTTCCTTCGCCGCATGACTTGCAGCGATACTGATGCTCTCCTCCTTTGTTAACCTTTTTTGCTCACCAGACCAAAAACCAAGAGTTCAAAAATCAGACCAAACTAAAAAGAACTCAAATCAAGTAACTTAAGCTATAGATTCTTGAGATTATTACCTTAATAGGCGTGGATCGTTGGGCTTCAGACATAACAGGAGCTTTGTTGTTCTCGAAATCTCCCATGTTTTGTCGGAAAAGAATCTGTCTTTGCAATGAATAGTAGAATGTAATCTAATGTTTTTTCAAACAAGAGAGAAGAGCAGTGAAACTGAAGTAAGAAACGCCACCTGTCTTTCACTTCGTGAGTCCATGGGAGAGTTGGAGAGGTCTCAATGCCCTTACACAGAGATGGGTTCcatagaaaaatgaaaaaaaaagtattttattaattagttaattCTGATGAGGAAGACAACGAAACTAGATAAGGAAACTAAAAGACAATaattttttgagaatttttgttttctgtccacatgtttttttttcgtttttttgttgtattttatCGTTAATAAATCATGGAGTAAATAATAACCTTCAGGATTTCTTTTAGCGATTGGCCTATATAGGCCCAGCCCAATTAAATTTCTGTAATGAAAAAGTGAAGCCCGTCATTATAGCTGGTCAACATTTCGTTTTAAACGTTAACGTCACGACGTTCGTCACTGGAAACGTTAAACGGCAAGTTGAAATAATCCATTTCAAAGCAGTTAAGATACTTCCATTCCAAAACCAAAATCTCTTTCTCATGAGATCTGAGGTGATTGGTGAtgactaggggtgggcactttacccgatacccgaagtggcacccgaacccgacccgaaaaatctgaaccgaaatccgaaccgaagtagcaaaatacccgaacgggtattgaatTATGAGAGAtcggatatccgaacccgaacgggtaatacccgaacccgaatagatatccgaagataaccgaattTATGTACCATTAACCATATATTcatagtttaaatatttatattaatttatacacatggtttaaaattagataatatacatataattgtaagaaaaatgattttttactcacttaaaatgcttaaaatgcatgtctaaatttttgtttcatgcattaacaaaagctacagttattttttttttaaataatcaaa is part of the Raphanus sativus cultivar WK10039 unplaced genomic scaffold, ASM80110v3 Scaffold1029, whole genome shotgun sequence genome and encodes:
- the LOC108827270 gene encoding LOW QUALITY PROTEIN: pentatricopeptide repeat-containing protein At5g25630 (The sequence of the model RefSeq protein was modified relative to this genomic sequence to represent the inferred CDS: inserted 2 bases in 2 codons; deleted 1 base in 1 codon), whose translation is MDSRSERQILFRQNMGDFENNKAPVMSEAQRSTPIKVNKGGEHQYRCKSCGEGSSCRTVRSRTKLMNVLIERGRPHEAQTXFKTLSETGHRPSLIAYTTLLAAMTVQKQYGSITSIVSEVERSGTKPDSIFFNAVINAYSESGNVEEAVQALLKMKGLGLNPTTSTYNTLIKGYGIAGRPERSSELLELMLEEDSVDVRPNVRTFNVLVQAWCKKKKVEEAWRVVDKMEECGVEADAVTYNTIATCYVQRGETERAEREVVEKMGRPNGRTCGIVVGGYCREGRVRDXLRFVRRMKEMGVEANLVVFNSLIKGFVEVMDRGGIDEVLTLMKECKVKADVITYST